ACAACGCCATAATATCTCAAAATGCAAGCCAATTCCAGTACAGTGTTCCCCAAGCCTTTCATATCCATGCTAGGCAGGTATTCACCTCAATTACAGACCGATGTTATATCCTAGACTCTTCTAGCCCTGGAACTTGCGCAGTGTTTTCTAAAGGAGCCCACACTTGTCAGCTGTGTGTTCTCACAAGTCTTCGGGGGAAGCTCTTAGATCGACTTCAAACGCACCTCAGTAACTTTGCGCACGGTATTTGCTGAGATGTTTTTCTCTCCAGACTTATGCGACCGAATCGATGCCTCGCGCATTAATCTACAATGGGTTAGCCCATCGCCAGTTCAACCATGTCGGCGGCGAGAGCGCGAATCCGAGGGTTGCGATCCGTGGACAACGCCACAAGAATAGATGGAGACGCACTCTTGCATGAATAGAATGTAGTCTAAAAAGATCTACAAAGCTAGTATTAGCAACTGGATAAAGAAAGGTTTCACATCGGGACCGCGTACCAGTATGTCGGCATTCTTGCTCACGCTCCGATTGGAGTGGGCTTTGACAATACGCTTGACTGTTCCTCGCGGGTAAAGTTTCTGAGCTACCGCCATGACAATTCAAATATAGGAGATGGTGAAGCGGAAGATGGCCGTGTGCAATGTTGAATGTTTACCCCCAAAAAGGACGTGGGGAGCTCTTTGATCTGACTGAATACCGAATACCGTAATCATCCGTTTCTTGTGTAATTTGGTATTTGTATTTTCGGCATCGTGAAGCATATGACTTAATGTCATAcgatgtactccgtaagtAAATCTTCAACATGATCAGCATCTTTATTGCTGTATATTGCTAATGTACACCTCAACGCAGTCGTCGAAGAATTCGCCAGGCTGAGACACCAGCAATTGAACCAATGGCTACACGCCAGGCCAGGAAAACCCAGATTGCCATGCGCATGCGGTCATAATACCCACGCAACATGATCCCAACGGCATAAGAAGTCCCGTCTATTGCTTGGTCTGCCGGACCATAATATCTTCCCACTCCGAGACCACCGATACCTACTTCATTGTTATCATGTTCAACGTTCGTCCCCTGTGCGACTTGAAGGGTGGCCATTTCGCTATCAGCGGCCGTGTTACTAGGACGAGCACCCGATCTCACATTGAGTGCATTACGCTTCCGCAAATTATAAGTCACAATGCTTACAATCAGCCGCAGGTCGGGCACGGTAAATGTTGGATATTTCCACAACTGCACAGCCTGGTGGGGAGGGAGCATATCCAAGAAGTCAGCCAAGATACCGAGGGTAAGACCCCAGAGGAGCAGCGGACGGGCAGTATCACTCGAATCCGCTTGCCCGCTCAGACACCATTTCTTGAAACGCTGGACCAGGGAAGGTTTGGGCGTGTTCTCTTCAGGAACAAATCCAGGAGTTGTAGTGCATTGATTGGTTTCCGATGGGAGGAGCCTCACGGCCGAGAACTGCATCCAACCCATCAGAGACCGAACTACAAGACGGGTCAGAACTCCGCCTTGTCGAGCGAAGCGCTGTGACATATCCACATATTCCACGGTCCGCAGCAATGGTGATAGGAGGGCGCGCAGGGGAATCCAATGTGTCGACGCTACTTCCGTGGGCTGCAATCTAAGGGTCGGGGAGTCGCTGCGAGTTATGAGGAAGACGAAGGGACAAAGAACCATCAACCTGCCATTCAAGTCAGTCATCCAGTTCTCAGCGGCGAGAGAGTGAAGGGGATGTTCTTACGGTTCGGACCCCCAGCTGGTAGTGACCACCCGCTCAGGGAGATTGCCCACACTAATGGTATCATCCGTTGTCAAATCTAATCCAATTTCCTCTGAAGCTTCTCTAATAGCTGTAGCTTTATCATCTGCATCTTCCGGGTCACGCTTTCCACCCGGTAGGGCAACATGGCCAGTCCATCGGTCCCCAACGCGCGAAGCACGCTTGATGAACAGAACCTCCGGTTCACCATGCTGGACCCATGGCTGTGAAAAGAACACATTTAAACGTGGTTGGACTGGCTGATAGGCATCTTTTGTGGGGTTTGAGCTAGGCCAATAATCATAGGTTGGTCGAACCCGAATAATCAAGGCAACCGAGGCGCGTTTCTTGCAGTTTGGGGGGTTTGGGACGTAAGGATAAGGTTGACGATGTAGCTCGGCTAATACACCATGCAGATGATGGGACAGGCCCGGAGTTTGTGCAGACTTGGCCTCCATCAAGTTGTATATCTAATTTTAAGATGTCAAAAGGATTCTTTGGATTGTGGAGGATATCGATATCAGTCCCTGTGCACGTACCTCTATCTGGTCCCGACGGGGCGAAATCGGTCTAGCCCCGTAATCCCGTTCTGTTGTATTGTAAATTAACATACAATACCACCGGAACAAGTATAATCCGAAAGACTTGTACGGGCTAGTCGCCCACTCGTCCATTACTGGATTCTGATTGGACTGATCCAAAGAGCACGTGCGTCTATCGCTGGCTATCGAACACTTTCAGTCTGGAAGCTGCGACCTGTCCATCGCGTGGTTTTAAAGCTAATGGGCTGTTTTTTTGGGAGTGTCTGTGCATCTTTTTCGATCTGCAATTAAATCTTAGCTCTTGCTTTATTTTTTCTTATCATCAATCTGTCTCAATCCTCTCATTCTTACCTCTTCCTCCCTTCCGaatacccccccccccccccaatcaGAGGTGCACATCACCCGGCCGTCTCTGAGTAACA
Above is a window of Penicillium digitatum chromosome 2, complete sequence DNA encoding:
- a CDS encoding Histone-fold encodes the protein MAVAQKLYPRGTVKRIVKAHSNRSVSKNADILIFLDYILFMQELMREASIRSHKSGEKNISANTVRKVTEKTLRKFQG